DNA sequence from the Maribacter dokdonensis DSW-8 genome:
ATAATTGAGTTTCCCTACTCTTACCATTAGCTTGTCTTCTTCGGTTTTTTTATCGAACATAATACCTATGCACATTTTTCCATTGACCATAAAAATGAATCCGCCCATCATTTTCTTCTCCTCTACAAACCCCTTGCCCTTTAATCTTGGCCTTACCCTATCTGCCAAATATTCACTGTATGCCATTTTCTAAAAGTCCAATCCGTTAGTTTCAAGTTCCATGTATTTTACCTCATCGGCAATTGAAGCGGTATTGCCTGCATAATTTTTACCTCGAAGCTTGCCCACGGTATGTGCCTCTAATTCCACCTTGTCATTTCTGTTCAATAATTCTTTCAACTCCTTTTCAAAATCCGAATGTGAGGAAAGCCATTGCTCTTCCAAATCATCGGATAGTATTAATGGCATGCGGGGTTCTTTTAATTTAGGGTTATTGTGAATTTTAGCCATCATGCCATTACCAACAGTGGTTACAATTGAAAAAGAATGTATAGTACCACCATGTTCAGGGTGTATCCATTCAGACCATAATGCAGCCAAAGCTAATGGTTCACTGTTTTTTCGGTGGATGAAAAATGGATAGGTGTTATTTTTAAAATGATGATGCTCATAAAATCCGTCCACATAAAGTACACAACGTTTCTCCTTGGCGGCATCTCTAAAAGCAGGTTTCTCAAAAATGGTTTCTACCCGAGCATTTAATGTACTGTTCCAAATTTTCTTTTGTTGATCCACATTATTTACCCAATGCGGAATTAACCCCCAAGTAGCTACTATGGGATAAAAACGATCTTGATTAGTGTAGATCAACACATCTGGATGTGAAAACCCCGATGCATGATGAAGCGGTAGA
Encoded proteins:
- a CDS encoding SOS response-associated peptidase, producing the protein MCYDVKTSLEAQLKRAKRNQDLKAIEEIVEKLGPLTDLPLHHASGFSHPDVLIYTNQDRFYPIVATWGLIPHWVNNVDQQKKIWNSTLNARVETIFEKPAFRDAAKEKRCVLYVDGFYEHHHFKNNTYPFFIHRKNSEPLALAALWSEWIHPEHGGTIHSFSIVTTVGNGMMAKIHNNPKLKEPRMPLILSDDLEEQWLSSHSDFEKELKELLNRNDKVELEAHTVGKLRGKNYAGNTASIADEVKYMELETNGLDF
- a CDS encoding TfoX/Sxy family protein, which codes for MAYSEYLADRVRPRLKGKGFVEEKKMMGGFIFMVNGKMCIGIMFDKKTEEDKLMVRVGKLNYEELLNKPGSSPMDFTGKPSRGFLFVGPDGFDSENDLDFWVAKALEFNTLLNT